Genomic segment of uncultured Desulfobacter sp.:
CGTCAATCCGAAACAAGAAAGCCTCTCCGAGATTCAAAAGGAACTCGGTATGAAAGAGGGGTTTGATGTTGCCATGGAGATGTCCGGAAGCCCCGAAGCATTTGACTGCATCCTTGATAACATGTTTCATGGCGGCAAAATCGCACTCCTAGGCATTCTGCCCGACCAAACCGCCATGGACTGGAACAAAATTGTCTTTAATATGCTTACCATCAAAGGGATATACGGCCGGCAGATGTTTGAAACCTGGTATAAAATGACCGCCATGGTCCAAAGCGGCCTTGATATTTCTCCTCTGATTACCCACAGGTTCCATTACACTGAATTTCAAAAAGGATTTGACGTAATGCGGTCCGGGCAATCGGGAAAAGTGATACTGGATTGGGATTGAGCTGCCACCGTTAAACCATAAAAATAGGGTGTTCATATGACAACTAAAAATCTGGACAAAAGCCTCCAAGCCGAGCTTACCGCCCTGGCTGCCGAAGGCCGGGCAAAAGCCCCTGAGAGAATTATCACCGAATTTATCCCGCCAAAAAATGATTCAGGTCCAAGATACCGGCTTGAAGGGTCAGACAAAGAATATATCCGGCTTAATTCAAATTCTTACCTGTCTTTATCCACCCATCCGGCCCTCGTTCAGGCAGCCGACAAGGCAACCCGGCAGTTCGGGGTCGGCCCTGGTGCCGTAAGATTCATTGACGGCACGTTTTGCTACCATGCAGCGTTGGAAAAACGCATTGCGGAATTTGTCGGTCTACCCTGTGCAAAAATTTTTAACTCGGCCTATACGGCCAACTGTGGTCTGGCGTTGTCCATCTCCAGTGCCAAAACCTATTGGATTGGGGATCAGCTCAATCACAATTCCATTATCAGGGCCATGCGTATTTCAAATATCGCTTCGGCCAATAAGGGAATCTATAAACACAATGACATGGAAGATCTGAAACGCTGCCTTGACGAGGTAGGGCCTGACATCGAACGTGTGGTGGTCATTTTTGACGGTATTTTTTCCATGCGGGGAGATTTTGCCCCCATTGACGAGATTTTAAATGTCTGCAAACCCTATGAAGATAAGTTTAAGGACGGGGTCATCACCGTTGTGGACGACTCACACGGCATCGGGGCTTACGGGGCCACCGGACGGGGGACCAGCGAATATGCAGGGGGCCGGCCCGATGTCATTGTCGGAACTTTCGGAAAAGCCTTTGGAGTTAACGGCGGATTTATCGCAGCAAGCGAGACCATCGTTGAGGCGGTTCGCCAAAAGGCGGATACCTATATCTATACAAATCCCTTGAGCGTTGCAGACTGCGCGGCGGCCCTGGCGGCTGTGGATATTTGTGACAGCGACCCTGGGCTGGACCTTCTGGACCATTTAGGCACAGTGACAACACAGTTTCGTAACGGTCTTGAAAATTTGGGGCTTGAATCCATAGAAGGGCCTCATCCCGTCGTGCCCCTTTTGGTAAGGGATACCGATAAAACCCATGATCTTGTGAATTTTCTTTATGAAAATGGTGTACTGGTTGTGGGATTAACCTTTCCGGTCGTTCCCAAGGGGGACGAAACCATACGGTTTCAAATTAATGCCTGTCATACCCATGCTGATATTGACTATGTCTTGGGGCTGATCAAAACTTTTTATAAGACGTTATAACTATAATAAAATAGTACCGTACCTTCTCCCAAAACATAATCTCAATCAGCTTGTCCAAAGGATGTTAATTTATCAGGGTACTTGGGGGGTGAGGCCGATCTGAATCGGATGTATTGAGGCAACCGATGGCATCTTTGCTGGTTTCCTTGATTCTGAACATCAGCTGGTCGGCCAGTTTGAGCAAGGCCCTTGCTTCAGTCGCATCCTCCGGATAAGCGGCTATTCCGAAACTTGCGCTCAATTTAACGTTATGCCCTTGACTGCTAAGGTAGGTTGTATCTTTCATCCGGGCACGAATGCTTTCGGTTATTTTGATTGCCTGATCTTTATTGAATCCAGGCAATACGATGACAAATTCATCGCCGCCATAAGCCACTCCGTAGCATGGCTTTGAAATGGATTCCATGATGGTTTCAGCAATTTCCCGAAGTGCCCGGTTCCCGTTCAGATGGCCGTAGGTATCCACAACATGCTTGAAATTATCCATATCCATGAAAAGCAGCGCAAAAGATCTGTTGTCAGCTTTACTGTTTTCAATCAGCTGGTACAGGGCATCATACAGATAGCGTGTGTTGTAAAGACCTGTTAGCTCGTCATGAATCGCCAGATGTTCCAGCCTCGAATTGATCCTTTTCATTTCCTTTCGCGAATGATTCAATTCAAGCTGGGTCTTTACCCTTACCAGCAATTCGGTCACATTGAATGGTTTTGTAATATAATCCACGACCCCTGCCTGAAATCCTTCCACAATACTTTTTCCATCGGTCTTGGCCGTCAGAAATATGATGGGGATATCCTTGGTTTCAGACTGGCTTTTAAGCTGCCGGCACACTTCGAACCCATCCATTTCAGGCATCACAATATCCAAAAGGAGCAGATCGGGCGGCTCCTCAGCAATTTTTTCCAGAGCGGAGTTACCATCCATGGCTATGCTTACGTTATACTGGAGTCCCAGAACTGTAGCGAGAATATCGATATTTTCCTGGGCGTCATCAACCACCATTACCGTAAATTTTTTATCGTTATCCATAGGAATTTACCTTTCGAGTTAGAATAAAAATAGATTATCGCCCTTGGGGCGGACTCTTAGCCCTTAGAAAATGAAAATTCCTACATTTTTCATTTGAGATTAATAACAGCATGGAATATATCCCCCTGCTTTGTCAAGTAAATAGATGAAATAGCTGCAATTCCCATTCATTCAAGTGCCGCAAAAGGTCCGGGTAACCCGTTCTTCTTTGGCTGGTGCCTGGGCGTAATCCAGAAAATCCGGCTGGTTTATAAACGGATTTTCATAGATCTTGGCCAGCAGATGTACCTGACTGAAATCATCTCTAAGTTCCGCATCTTCAATCGCTTTTTGAATTCGGTGATTTCTTGGAATGAAAAGGGGATTGACCCGGTTCATTTTTGCCTGGATGATTTCAGGAGTATTTTCTTTTAACAGGCGCTGCTGCCAGGATTTAAGCCAACCTGTCATCGCATCCGGCGTGGTGAAAAGTGTTTGAAACTGCGGTGTCATTTTTAAGCCCTGTCTGATGTGATCCGCCAGATAGCGAAACGTCAGTGTAAAATCGGCTTTCTGATTCTGCATGAGGTCAAGCAGGTCTTCAAGAAGAGACGCATCCTGATCTTCAGGATTCTCTATCCCTATTTTTTTGAGCATGCCGTATTTTTGGGCCAATAGAAATTCTTGTTCAAATTCAGCCAGGACAAAATTAATTACCTCCATTGCTTCTTCATCTGTTTTTCCGAGAAGCGTTTGCAGGCAAACACCCAGACAATTCAGGTTCCACTTCATGATGGCGCTTTGATTGGCATACCGGTATCTTCCCATTGTATCAATGGAACTGAAAACCATATTGGGATCATAATAATCCATAAAGGCACATGGACCATAATCAATGGTTTCCCCTGAGATTGAGGTATTGTCGGTGTTCATGACACCGTGAATGAATCCGATCTGCATCCATTGGGCCACAAGTTTGGCTTGCCGTATGGCCACAGATAAAAGAAACTGCCTGTATCGGTCTTTCTTATCCAATAGTTCGGGATAATGGCAGGATATTACGTAATCAGCAAGCATTCTGATCGCTCTGCCATCTCCCCTTGCAGCAAAATACTCAAAACTGCCCACCCTCACAAAACCCGATGCAACCCGGGTCATAATCCCGCCTGGATGGGGGCCATCCTGGCGCAAAACCCGATCTCCTGTTGAGACAATGGCCAGTGCTCTGGTGGTGGGTACGCCTAAACTGTGCATGGCCTCGCTGACAAGGTATTCACGGATCACCGGCCCCAGCGGTGATTTGCCGTCTCCGCCTCGTGAAAAACGAGTCCGACCGGAGCCTTTGAGTTGAACAGACACATGATTTCCCGCCTGGGTTATTTTGTCTCCCAGGAGAATGGCACGGCCATCCCCAAGTTGGGGAACAAAATGACCGAATTGATGACCGGCATAAGCCATGGCAATGGGGTCTGCATCAGTAAAAATCAAATTTCCTGCCAGGTATTGGGCAAGTTCCGGCGTTTCTTTGGTAAAGTTTAACCCCAGATCCCGCCCAAGCTTGGTGTTATATTTTTGCAACACAGGGGAGGGCACCGGTTCCGGCATCGTTGGTTCATAAAATTTCTTATCAAGCGTTGCAAAACTGTTTTCAAATCCGGCCCTAAGTGTTGATACGGCGGCTGTGTCCTTCATATATGGGCTCCTGTGTTGACTTTTCATAAAAGCTGTTTCAAATGCTTTGTTATCTTAATTAGGAAACATAAGCATCTTAATGAAAAAGTCATCATTTGTGCCCGCTTCATTAAGAAAAATGCATTATGAATATTGCCGGACTGCGGCGCATGTGGTATTTCCCTTGGATTCAAACTAACTGATTTCCATGGAGGAAATGAAAATATGGAAGAATGTCCCTGCGGAAGCAACCTGGCCTATGCCGAATGCTGCGAACCCGTCATTACCGGAACTGGGCTTGCCCGAACAGCGCAAGAACTTATGCGGGCCCGTTATACCGCTTATACTATAGCTGACACGGATTTTATTTTTAATACCACCCATCCGGATCACCGGGAAGGTTACGACCATGCCGGTACAAAATCATGGGCCCAGAATTCCGAATGGCTGGGCCTTGAAATCGTTGCCACGGAAGCCGGCTGTTCCGAAGATCAGGAAGGTACGGTTGAGTTCATAGCCACCTTTCGAACAAACGATGTGGTGCAAAACCACCATGAACTTGGCCGTTTTGTAAAAGAGGACGAGGGATGGCTGTTCACCACCGGTGATATGGTGAAGCCCCAACCCGTTGTTTCCACCAAAGTGGGCCGCAATCAACCCTGTCCTTGCGGCAGCGGACGTAAGTACAAAAAATGCTGTGGTAGATAATACCAAATCATTTGCCGCAGGAACTTGCTACTTTTAATCAAGTTCCTGCGGTATTTCATTGATCCTGATTTAAAAGGTAATTACCGTGTATCCTTTTTCGATGAATGCGCCCATGGACGGATGGTTGGCCATATCCCCAACCAGGGGGATGCCTTCCTTTTCGATGGGATCAAGGGCCTCAAGTTTGGTTGCACAAGCTTTGCAGGCGCCGTAAATCAGCCCGGCCTTTTGGGCTTTTTGATACAGGGCGTTTAAAAAATGCCCTGATTCGGACATGGGGCCCACAAGTTTGACCGATTCACCTTCCAGAACAATGAGTCCTTCCCGTCCCCGCTCTTTCAGGTCAAGGGCGTTGAGAAGTACGTGAACAAAACATAAAGGGTCTCCCCTGAATGCAAATAATACGGTTTTTTCCATCTTAATACTCCTGATTTTTAAGGGTTTGATTATTTTGTGCTGTGGTTGATAAAAAGGATGGATGGCCTCTGGATGATGTTGGAAACGATATTGACAATAGATTACAGCTATATTTACCGATTCCTGAAAATAGTGGTCTCTTCCTGCTGAAATTTTTTTAAAATACGGTCACTTACAGCGAGATCATATGCATGGTTGGATTTTTTGTCTGCCCTATTGGACAACGGCTGTCCAAGGTTGAACTACTCCCTTTTCTTTTCCCAAAATTCACGGTTTTCCTGGAGAAGATCGCTTATATCATCATCATCATCATCATCTTCTTCTTCTTCGTTGGGTTCCGTATCCTCATCTTCCAAAGCTAAATCGGTGGACTCATCATCCGCTGGATCTATGGCCTTATCATCTTTGGTTAGTTCACCGATCAGTTCGTCAATATCCTCATCTTTAACGTCATCGGACTCATCCTGATCAAATAAAACCGCATCACCAAGGTCGTCGATTTCCAGCCCAGGATCGGTCTCATCAATATCATCGGACAGTTCTTCGGATTCCAGGGCCTCCGTCAGGGCCTCTTCAGTGTCCTCGGCTGAGTCGTCATCGTCATCATAGTCGGGAAGATCATCAGATAAATTTTCATCGACGTTCAATGCAAGCATATCATCTTCTTCTCCCAGTTGCTCATCCTGAAGATCTGCTTGGGTATCTGCTATGGATGCCGCACTTTGACCGTCTTCAATCAAATTGCCTTCCCGGTCAAAAAGCAGGCTGCCGTTCAAATTGATCTCATAATCCAGCCTGAATGCCACATCATTGTCATGCACAACAATCCGGCCGCCTTTAGGCGACAGGGCGCTCGCACTCAGGCGTTCCTTGAGCAGGTCCTTCACTGCTTCAAGATCCAGATCTTTTTGAACAGAGGCAATAAGATCCTGTTCTCCATCCTGTATAACTTGTGGATCCGTAATTCTCATGCATAACTCCTTGGGTTACCGATTGAAAGCATTGTTGGCAAAACGGGCGTCGATAAAACGTTCAAGGTCAATGATCTTGCCGATTTCCATGACATCATGCATGTATTTTTGAATTTTATCAAGATCGGCTGCTTCCGGGTATAGTCCATCCCAGCGAATGGCCATGGGCTGGGAAAACACATTTTGAAGCACCTGGGGGTTCAGGCCCATTTTTCCTTCAGGATCCAGAAAACTTACCGCAATCTCAGCAGCCCTGGCCTTATCGTTTTCAATATACTCTCCGGTCTCAACAAGCAATGAAACAAATTCCTGAACCGCTTCGGGATGTTTCTGGATAAAATCCTTTTGCATGGCAACAATACAGCAGGGATGATTTTCCCAGCTTGTGGCGGAATAAAATTCCAACTCACCAATGTCTGCCTTGATGGCTTTGGTCGCAACCGGTTCTGCAACCATAAAACCACCCACATCCTCATTTTCTTTCATGATGCCCGGCATTTTGATGGGGGGAACCACCTCAAAGCGCACATTAATGGCTTTTTTCCCGGGCACGCCGGGTTTGAGTCCCAGCTCCTTTAAAAATTTATGTGCCAGCATATGGTGGACCGACATTTTGTGGGGGATGTCCACAACCTTGTACTTATAAAAACTTTGTAACGAGTCAAACCTGTGATCATAATGCCGGGAGCGTACAAATGTGGAGCCGTTCTTGTGGGCAAATAAAACCAGTTGGATAGGTGAGTCATAGGCAAACAGATCCATGGCAATGGGCGCCAGGACAAAGGCGCAGTCGATTTCACCGCTTTCAAGGCCTTCCTGTATGGGGTTCCATCCACCCATCAAGTTGGTGGACAGGTCAAAGTGCTGGGGCTCAACATCACCTTGGTTAATGCGGTGCTTCAAGGCACCTAACGCCAGGTGGTCGGTGATCTGGATGTGGGCGACATTGAGTTCAACACGCCCCCCGATAATACTCCTATCCTTTATTACACGCTCTTTTTTGATTCCGCCGGAGAATGCTGTTTCAATGGCCTTTTTAATTTCTTCCTCATTAAAGGGCTTGGGGCAATGGCCGTTACCGCCGGCTTCCAGGATAGTTTTTTGCTGCCCCATATCCGCCTGGGCCGTGGCCATGATGAAAGGAAGATCTTTAAATTCCTCGGTGGCTCTCAATTCTTTAAGAAAATCGAGTCCGTCCATGGTGGGCATGTTCCAATCGGATATGACAAGATCCGGCTTTTCAACTTTTACTTTTTCAATGCCGTCTGCACCGTTCACCGCCATGATAAGATTTGAAAATCCGGCTTTGCCCAGGATTTGTTTGAACATTATCCGCATGGTACCTGAATCGTCTGCCACTACAATTTTAATATTCGGGTCTACCGCCATAAAATGCTCCTCATGTCCTGTAAAGGTGTTGTATGTTACAGCCATGGGCTGACCTGGTCTGCACCGACGCTTGGACTAAACCCACAACATCATATGAAAACAAATGCAGTTGCCTTAACCCTTGCTTTCATTAAATTAATTTAAAACTTGCATATTTTAAACTTTGCCGCCCCACGCCCGGCTGAACTTGTGCTGCACTTTTTGAAAAACCCTGTCGAGTATAAATCCAAGGATACCTATGGCAATGATGACGGCCATAAGTTTGTCGTATTCCATGGTATCCCTGGCATCGTTAATCAGATATCCCAATCCCGATGATACCCCTAAAAATTCAGCCGGAACCAAAACGATCCATGCAATTCCCAACGCCAGCCTGATACTGGTCATCATATGTGGAATTGAATATGGAATAACAATCGTTTGAATGAGTTGAATGTTATTGGCGCCCTGGTTGAGTGCCATTTTTAACCATTGGGGATTGATATTTATAACCCCAATGGCCGTATTGAGTATTATAGGACAAATTGTCGCCATTACAATCAAAAAGTGAACTGCCGACTCAAAGCTCGTAAATAAAAGTAGTGCAATGGGCATCCAGGACAGTGGGCTGATCATTCTTACGAATTGAATGGGCGAATATGCAAGTTTACGAAGACGGGCAAAAAAACCAATCAGCACCCCCAATGGAAGACCAATGGACGCTGAGATTGCAATGCCGACAATAATTCTACGCACACTTGCAAAAACCGACATCCAGAATTTAGAAGTGTGAAATGCCTCTGCCAGTGCCCCAAGGGTCGGCCCGGGTAAAAACCCCTTGAAATGGTATAATTCAGGACGCGTAAAAATAAACTGCGTAACCGCGGCCCAGAGGCAAGCAAAGATCACGAGTCCTGCCAATTCGTATCTCCAACCCGACCATACTCTGGTCAAAAAGAGTGATAACCCGGCATGAGCGGATTTGTTTCGGGGATTTCTTTTAATTGACTTCAACGGTCTCTTCCCTGGCAAAGCTATCTTTCATATCGCAACGGCAAAATCCTTTTATCCCCCCCATGTCGTCCAGTGCTTTTCTGACAAATCGGTCATCTACCAGCTGTGACACAGCCGCTTTTGTATCAAGATTTGTCAAAAAATCGGTATTGCCCTCAACCTTGGTTTTTTTCATCTGTTCCAGAATAAACCGGGTGGCCGATGGAAACGGGAAGGGCTGAAATCCGATTCTTTCAACATGCCATTGGGGATGTACCAGTTCTTTTTCGGGAATAGCACCAAACACCCGGTTAAGAACGGATTCATCTACCGGTAAAAACCCATCGCCCTCCCTGCTCAGCACATGGGCGGTCTCCTTGGGATTTTGCAGGCACCACGCCTGGGCTCTGACTATGGCGTTAATTGCCTTTTGAATGACGATTGGATTTTCCTGGATCAAATGTTCATGGGTTACGATAACACAACAGGGATGATTTTTCCAAATATCTCCTGAATATCGCATGATTTTTGCCGAAAATTTTTCCTGGGCCAGGGCGTTGAATGGATCTGCCACGATAAATGCATCAATTTTATTTCCTAAAAGCGCCTGGGGCATATCAGGAGGGGGGAGAATAAGCAGGTTTACCTCGCGGGGTGCAAGCGGCGAACCGGGCGGACGGATCACGGGCTCAAGCCCCTGGACCTGAAGGCCCAGCTGCATAACCAAATTGTGCATGGAATACCATGAAGGCACAGCCACCTGTTTGCCCGCGAGGTCTGCAAACCGGTTGATTCCGGAGTTTGCCCTGACGGTGACGGCGCTGCCGTTGGTATGATCCCAGGCCAATACCTTGACAGGTATATTCTGCTTAAATCGCATCCACACGGGGATGGGAAACAGCATGTGAACCAAGTCGAATTTTCCCGTTAAAAAGGATTCCGTAAGTATATTCCATGAACGCACCATGGTTGGTCGTTCCACATCAAGCCCTTCATGGGAAAAATACCCGAGACTATAGGCGACAAGCAGGGGCGTGGCGTCGGTAATGGGCAGATAACCTATTTTCAACGGTCTTTTTTTTGCTGCGGCGAGGCACGGAAATCCCATGGGAGCACACGCTGCGGCACCTGCCGTCCGCATTGCAGTTTTTAAAAAATTTCGTCGTGAAATACTGTCGCAGCAAGAGGACGTCACATCGTTAAATTCCATTAGTAATGCTCCGTTTTACTAAATATGCGATTTTAAACCGATCAAGAATCTCTGTTCTCAATGCTTTGACCACAGGATCATGCCGTTTTCTGGGATAGGGGACATCAATTTCAAAAATATCAGAAATGCTTGCAGGATCCCCTGCCAGAACCACAATTTTATTTCCAAGGCGGATGGCTTCATCTATGTCATGGGTAACAAAAACTGCGGTAAAACTTTCCGACATCCACAAATTTACAAGTTCCTCCTGAATATGCGCCTGGGTAAAGGTATCCAGAGAGGCAAAGGGTTCGTCAAGCAGCAACACCTCGGGGCGGCCGACCAGTGCCCTGGCAAGGCAGACCCGTTGGGCCATGCCCAACGAGAGCTGGTCAGGTTTTGCCTCGGCCGCACCTGCCAGCCCCATGATTTCCAGAAACTGGATTACCCGGTATTCCAGGTCCTGGGTGTCTTTTCTGATTTTGCAGCCATACGCCACATTTTCTTTGACACTGAGCCATGGAATCAAGGCCGGCTGCTGGAACAGCATGGAGCGGGAGGGGTGGATGCCGGTGATGGGCGTGCCGTCTACGCAGATCTGCCCGCTGCTTGGCTTTTCAAGCCCTGCCAGTAGGTTCAGCAAAGTGGTCTTCCCACACCCCGATTCACCCAAAATAATCACAAAGTCACCGGAATTTATGGAAAAAGAGATGTCCTTAAGAATTATGAGACGCTGTTCTACCGGTCTATCATAGGATTTACAAATTTTTTCAATGTCTATTTTCAAATGTTATGTTTCCAATAGCGCTGTATGAGTAAATTCCGGCCTGATAAATCCATCAAGGTTTGTCTCTGAGGGCAAGACCTGCATTGTCGTACGCATATAATCAAGCACAATATTTAAAATTTCCATATCCGGGACCAATAGTTCCGGGCGATAGGTTATTCCCGATGTTTTAAGCGTTCTTTGCATCTGTTCAACATTGAGCCCTAAAAAAGTGGCAGATATGCTTTCTATTCCGCCTTCTGCGGTATTTGGGGATGACATATACCGATCAAGCCGACGGGCGCTGTCAAACAGACAGTCGACCATTAGCGCAATATTTTCACCTTTGGTCTCAAGCAGATCCTGATGTACAACGAACACACTACCTGGATGATCCTTCCAAAGATCCCGGGAAACGAGCAGCGGTTTGAGTCCTTTTTTTGCAGCACCGGCAACATCAAAGGGGGCAGGACAGATGAATGCTGCAATATCGCCGTCAAAATCATCTTGTATCATTTCCGGCATCAGGGGACAGGGTACCGATTCCATATTAACGCATTTGCCGGATTCTCCCAAATCAGCGAATTGTAATTTTCCGACACTCAACAGCCGGTGCACGAGCATATGCTGAACGCTGAACCTGTGGGGAATCAGGACACTTTTCCCTTTAAGATCCGAAAGTCTATGGATCTGTTTCGGTACAAAAATTTTGCTGCCCGCCCTGTGTGTAAACATCAGCATGGATATGGCCACGCCTTTGTTAAACAGATACATGGCCTGGGCGATATCCATGAACGCGGCATTGATATCGCCTGACGATAAACCTTGTTCCACCTGTTCCCAGGACCGCATGGTAAAAGGGATAACATCAGTATCGGTACCGTCTCCCATGTGTTGGATGTAACGGGTCAAAGCGGTTCCAAGTATCAGATGGTCAATACTGATAAAATGTCCGATTCGGATAGTCAGGGCAGCCTCAAGTATTTTCGCTTTATTGATTTTGAATTTATTAATAGAAACCTTAACACAGCCCGGAATGGGTTGGCAAGTTCGTAAACACAATTTAATTGTCTAATGGATACAGGTTAGTATGCCGCTAAAGTCGCCCACTGCGAATAATGGCCACCAGCAGCCAGATACCAAGTATGGCCGCAGCAACAAATCCGGCAATGCCGATGATGGAGACCCCAAGGATCAGGGGCGGGATTTTTGAGTTAAGAACAATGGCGGACCCGAGAATCAAAGCAGCAATGATAATGGCAAAAGAGATGCGATTGGATGTCTGGTCCTGGGTCATCATCAGCCGTTCCAACCCCTCCAGGCGGATCGTGACTTTAAGTTTTCCCTGCTTGATCTGGGAGATTATGTTGTCCGCATCTGCGGGCAGGGTCTGGAGCAGGGAAAAAGTATCCCGGGCGATACCCAGAAACTCTTTGGAAATACGCGGCAATGAATATTTTCGTAAGGTGGCGGATCTGATATAGGGCCGGGCATGGCTGAGCATATCAAACTGCGGATCCAATCTTCGTGCCACCCCCTCGATACTGATAAACGCCTTCATCATTAAAAACAGATCCGGCGGAATTCTCAGCCCATGCCGGGTACAAAGCTCAAGAAATTGATGGATCATGCGACCCGGGTTAATCTCTTCAAGTTTTCTGGACAAATATAACGCACAGAATTGGGCAATATCCTTTTCCAGGGCCGCCATATTAACAGATATGTCCGGCTCGGTCAGACGGCACAGCAACCGGGCAGTGTTTCGGGTATTATTTGAGGCAAGGCCATGGAGCAGATCAATAAATATCTCCCGGGTGGTCGAATCCACAAATCCGGTCATGCCGAAATCAATCATGCAGATACGCTGGTCCTCCAGGATAAAAATATTGCCTGGATGGGGATCCGCATGGAAAAAACCGAATTCAAAGACCTGACGCATGACAAAATCAGCGCCTGTTCGGGTAATTTTTTTGCGATCAAGGCCTGCACGGTCAATGGCCTCAACATCATCGGCTTTGATTCCCCGGATGAATTCCATGCATAGCACCCGTTGTGTGGAATGGGACCAGTTCACTTCCGGAATGTGGATTTCAGGCGCTTTGGCGAACTGATCCGCCATCTGCTCCATATTGGCCGCCTCCACTTTGTAATCCAGCTCCTTTTCCAGGGACTGGGCAAACTCTTCAACGATCTTTACGGGTCGAAATAATTCCATATCCTCCAGATTTTTTTCCATCACCTGGGCCAGATAGTGGATAATTTCCAGATCGATCTCAACCGTTTTGCGGATACCGGGACGCTGAACTTTCACCGCCACCTGTTCGTTGGGTGCCAATTCTGCCCGGTGGACCTGTCCGATGGAGGCCGAAGCAAAAGGCGTTTTTTCAAAAGAGTAGAACACGTCTTCTATGGGTCTGCCGAACTCTGCAAGAATGATTTGTTCAACCTGTTCATAGGGAAAGGACGGCACTTTGTCCTGGAGTTTGGCAAGCTCCCG
This window contains:
- a CDS encoding YdiU family protein — encoded protein: MKDTAAVSTLRAGFENSFATLDKKFYEPTMPEPVPSPVLQKYNTKLGRDLGLNFTKETPELAQYLAGNLIFTDADPIAMAYAGHQFGHFVPQLGDGRAILLGDKITQAGNHVSVQLKGSGRTRFSRGGDGKSPLGPVIREYLVSEAMHSLGVPTTRALAIVSTGDRVLRQDGPHPGGIMTRVASGFVRVGSFEYFAARGDGRAIRMLADYVISCHYPELLDKKDRYRQFLLSVAIRQAKLVAQWMQIGFIHGVMNTDNTSISGETIDYGPCAFMDYYDPNMVFSSIDTMGRYRYANQSAIMKWNLNCLGVCLQTLLGKTDEEAMEVINFVLAEFEQEFLLAQKYGMLKKIGIENPEDQDASLLEDLLDLMQNQKADFTLTFRYLADHIRQGLKMTPQFQTLFTTPDAMTGWLKSWQQRLLKENTPEIIQAKMNRVNPLFIPRNHRIQKAIEDAELRDDFSQVHLLAKIYENPFINQPDFLDYAQAPAKEERVTRTFCGT
- a CDS encoding cytoplasmic protein, producing the protein MEKTVLFAFRGDPLCFVHVLLNALDLKERGREGLIVLEGESVKLVGPMSESGHFLNALYQKAQKAGLIYGACKACATKLEALDPIEKEGIPLVGDMANHPSMGAFIEKGYTVITF
- a CDS encoding ABC transporter substrate-binding protein, whose translation is MAVTYNTFTGHEEHFMAVDPNIKIVVADDSGTMRIMFKQILGKAGFSNLIMAVNGADGIEKVKVEKPDLVISDWNMPTMDGLDFLKELRATEEFKDLPFIMATAQADMGQQKTILEAGGNGHCPKPFNEEEIKKAIETAFSGGIKKERVIKDRSIIGGRVELNVAHIQITDHLALGALKHRINQGDVEPQHFDLSTNLMGGWNPIQEGLESGEIDCAFVLAPIAMDLFAYDSPIQLVLFAHKNGSTFVRSRHYDHRFDSLQSFYKYKVVDIPHKMSVHHMLAHKFLKELGLKPGVPGKKAINVRFEVVPPIKMPGIMKENEDVGGFMVAEPVATKAIKADIGELEFYSATSWENHPCCIVAMQKDFIQKHPEAVQEFVSLLVETGEYIENDKARAAEIAVSFLDPEGKMGLNPQVLQNVFSQPMAIRWDGLYPEAADLDKIQKYMHDVMEIGKIIDLERFIDARFANNAFNR
- a CDS encoding YchJ family protein codes for the protein MEECPCGSNLAYAECCEPVITGTGLARTAQELMRARYTAYTIADTDFIFNTTHPDHREGYDHAGTKSWAQNSEWLGLEIVATEAGCSEDQEGTVEFIATFRTNDVVQNHHELGRFVKEDEGWLFTTGDMVKPQPVVSTKVGRNQPCPCGSGRKYKKCCGR
- a CDS encoding ABC transporter permease gives rise to the protein MAGLVIFACLWAAVTQFIFTRPELYHFKGFLPGPTLGALAEAFHTSKFWMSVFASVRRIIVGIAISASIGLPLGVLIGFFARLRKLAYSPIQFVRMISPLSWMPIALLLFTSFESAVHFLIVMATICPIILNTAIGVININPQWLKMALNQGANNIQLIQTIVIPYSIPHMMTSIRLALGIAWIVLVPAEFLGVSSGLGYLINDARDTMEYDKLMAVIIAIGILGFILDRVFQKVQHKFSRAWGGKV
- a CDS encoding diguanylate cyclase is translated as MDNDKKFTVMVVDDAQENIDILATVLGLQYNVSIAMDGNSALEKIAEEPPDLLLLDIVMPEMDGFEVCRQLKSQSETKDIPIIFLTAKTDGKSIVEGFQAGVVDYITKPFNVTELLVRVKTQLELNHSRKEMKRINSRLEHLAIHDELTGLYNTRYLYDALYQLIENSKADNRSFALLFMDMDNFKHVVDTYGHLNGNRALREIAETIMESISKPCYGVAYGGDEFVIVLPGFNKDQAIKITESIRARMKDTTYLSSQGHNVKLSASFGIAAYPEDATEARALLKLADQLMFRIKETSKDAIGCLNTSDSDRPHPPSTLIN
- a CDS encoding aminotransferase class I/II-fold pyridoxal phosphate-dependent enzyme → MTTKNLDKSLQAELTALAAEGRAKAPERIITEFIPPKNDSGPRYRLEGSDKEYIRLNSNSYLSLSTHPALVQAADKATRQFGVGPGAVRFIDGTFCYHAALEKRIAEFVGLPCAKIFNSAYTANCGLALSISSAKTYWIGDQLNHNSIIRAMRISNIASANKGIYKHNDMEDLKRCLDEVGPDIERVVVIFDGIFSMRGDFAPIDEILNVCKPYEDKFKDGVITVVDDSHGIGAYGATGRGTSEYAGGRPDVIVGTFGKAFGVNGGFIAASETIVEAVRQKADTYIYTNPLSVADCAAALAAVDICDSDPGLDLLDHLGTVTTQFRNGLENLGLESIEGPHPVVPLLVRDTDKTHDLVNFLYENGVLVVGLTFPVVPKGDETIRFQINACHTHADIDYVLGLIKTFYKTL